The Lycium barbarum isolate Lr01 chromosome 12, ASM1917538v2, whole genome shotgun sequence genome includes a region encoding these proteins:
- the LOC132623370 gene encoding pentatricopeptide repeat-containing protein At1g11290, chloroplastic — protein MSFPLLACSTTPPPPPLSPRVHIPSHIYKHPTAILLELCNSMKELHQILPHIIKNGLYKEHLFETKLVSLFTKYGSLNDATKVFDFAKLRVDPMYHTMLKGHTHYSSLDSSLAFYSRLRYDNVTPVIYNFSYLLKACADNNDLVKGKQVHAQLIIHGFEDNLFAMTSVVNLYSKCGMVGDAYKMFDRMPERDLVCWNTVISGYAQNGMAKRALELVLRMQEEGCNRPDSVTVVSILPACAAIDSLRMGKSIHGYVLRNGFESLVNVSTALVDMYAKCGSVGTASLVFDKMDSKTVVSLNAMIDGYARNGYYDEALVIFQRMLDEGFKPTNVTIMSTLHACAESKNLELGLFVHNLVNQLGLGSNVAVVNSLISMYCKCQRVDIAAELFENLKGKTLVSWNAMILGYAQNGCVMDALTHFCKMHLQNIKPDSFTMVSVVTALAELSVLRQAKWIHGVAIRTCLNRNVFVATALVDMYAKCGAVHTARKLFDLMDDRHVTTWNAMIDGYGTHGFGKEAVELFEEMRKGHVEPNDITFLCVISACSHSGFVEKGRNYFTIMREEYSLEPSMDHYGAMVDLFGRAGRLSEAWDFIDNMPTRPGLNVYGAMLGACKIHKNVDLGEKAADKLFELDPDDGGYHVLLANMYATASMWHKVSKVRTMMERKGIQKTPGCSLVDLRNEVHTFYSGSTSHPQSEKIYAYLEKLLDRIKAAGYIPDTDSIHDVEDDVQEQLLKSHSEKLAISFGLLNTSAGTTIHIRKNLRVCGDCHSATKYISLVTKREIIVRDMHRFHHFKDGACSCGDYW, from the coding sequence ATGAGTTTCCCGCTGTTGGCCTGCTCCACCACTCCACCACCACCACCGCTATCACCAAGAGTCCACATCCCATCACACATATATAAACACCCAACAGCAATCCTCCTTGAGCTCTGCAATTCCATGAAAGAACTTCACCAGATTCTCCCTCACATTATCAAAAACGGTCTTTATAAAGAACACCTTTTTGAAACAAAATTAGTCAGCTTATTCACTAAATATGGCAGCCTTAATGATGCCACCAAAGTCTTTGACTTTGCTAAACTCAGAGTTGACCCCATGTATCATACCATGCTTAAAGGCCATACCCATTACTCTTCTTTGGATTCTTCTTTAGCTTTTTACTCTCGTTTGAGATATGATAATGTAACACCGGTGATATATAATTTTAGCTATTTGTTAAAAGCTTGTGCGGATAATAATGACCTTGTTAAGGGTAAACAGGTACATGCACAGTTGATTATTCATGGGTTTGAGGATAATTTGTTTGCAATGACTAGTGTTGTGAATTTGTACTCGAAATGTGGGATGGTTGGTGATGCATATAAGATGTTTGATAGAATGCCTGAGAGGGATTTGGTTTGCTGGAATACGGTTATTTCTGGATATGCACAAAATGGGATGGCGAAGAGAGCGTTGGAGTTGGTTTTGAGGATGCAGGAGGAAGGGTGTAATAGGCCGGATTCGGTTACGGTTGTGTCCATTTTGCCTGCTTGTGCTGCTATTGATTCCTTGCGAATGGGAAAGTCGATTCATGGATATGTTCTTAGAAATGGGTTTGAGTCGCTTGTAAATGTCTCGACTGCTTTGGTTGATATGTATGCTAAATGTGGGTCTGTGGGTACTGCTAGTTTGGTTTTTGATAAGATGGATTCTAAGACGGTTGTATCGCTGAATGCTATGATAGATGGATATGCACGGAATGGATATTACGATGAAGCTCTTGTTATATTTCAGAGAATGTTGGATGAAGGATTCAAACCTACGAATGTGACTATTATGAGCACTTTACATGCGTGTGCTGAATCAAAGAATCTTGAGCTTGGACTATTTGTTCACAACTTAGTCAACCAACTAGGTCTTGGTTCTAATGTTGCAGTTGTTAACTCATTGATTTCGATGTATTGCAAGTGCCAAAGAGTGGATATTGCAGCTGAATTATTTGAAAACTTGAAAGGAAAAACACTAGTGTCATGGAATGCTATGATATTGGGCTATGCACAAAATGGATGTGTAATGGATGCATTAACTCATTTTTGTAAAATGCATCTGCAGAACATCAAACCTGACTCATTTACAATGGTGAGTGTTGTTACTGCTCTTGCCGAGTTATCAGTTCTGCGCCAAGCTAAGTGGATACATGGAGTTGCTATAAGAACTTGTTTGAACAGGAATGTTTTTGTAGCCACTGCACTTGTTGACATGTATGCAAAATGTGGAGCAGTTCACACAGCAAGAAAGCTATTTGACCTGATGGATGATAGGCATGTTACAACATGGAATGCCATGATAGATGGATATGGCACACATGGATTTGGGAAGGAAGCTGTTGAATTGTTTGAGGAAATGCGGAAGGGGCATGTAGAGCCTAACGACATAACATTTCTCTGTGTCATCTCAGCTTGCAGCCACTCTGGCTTTGTAGAGAAGGGGCGCAATTATTTCACAATCATGAGGGAAGAATACAGCTTAGAGCCTTCAATGGACCATTACGGGGCAATGGTTGACCTATTTGGTCGAGCTGGTCGGCTCAGTGAGGCTTGGGACTTCATTGATAATATGCCTACCAGACCAGGACTCAACGTCTATGGTGCAATGTTGGGAGCTTGCAAGATTCACAAAAATGTAGATCTCGGGGAGAAGGCAGCAGACAAGCTATTTGAGCTAGATCCAGATGATGGTGGATATCATGTGCTTCTTGCTAATATGTATGCCACGGCTTCTATGTGGCATAAAGTTTCTAAAGTCAGAACTATGATGGAGAGAAAAGGCATCCAAAAGACGCCTGGATGCAGTCTAGTTGATTTAAGAAATGAAGTCCACACATTCTACTCAGGAAGCACTAGCCATCCCCAGTCCGAGAAGATCTATGCTTACCTTGAGAAATTGCTTGATAGGATTAAAGCTGCTGGATATATACCTGATACAGATTCAATTCATGATGTTGAAGATGATGTTCAGGAGCAATTGCTAAAGAGCCACAGTGAGAAGCTTGCTATTTCATTTGGGCTTTTAAATACAAGTGCTGGTACAACTATTCACATCAGGAAAAATCTTCGGGTTTGTGGTGACTGCCATAGTGCGACAAAGTACATCTCTCTCGTCACGAAACGAGAAATTATTGTGCGTGATATGCACCGCTTCCATCATTTTAAGGATGGAGCCTGTTCATGTGGAGATTACTGGTGA